A genomic region of Devosia ginsengisoli contains the following coding sequences:
- a CDS encoding DUF1697 domain-containing protein → MAIWLAFLRGINLGKRQVKMAELRTCLEAAGFVAVKTVVASGNVRLEAEGGADAIKGKLETAIEAQFGFKVGVVLRSQAELKAMLDKHPFDTLDPKADVTRHVLMFDQPLPAGLRIEDRPGHTEILRIDPRDIYIAGYRQPNGRYTEGVEEVLKPLYAQLGKGALDTMRNWNTIEKMLA, encoded by the coding sequence ATGGCGATCTGGCTTGCCTTCCTGCGCGGCATCAATCTGGGCAAGCGCCAGGTCAAGATGGCCGAGCTGCGCACCTGTCTCGAAGCAGCAGGCTTTGTCGCGGTCAAGACAGTGGTGGCCAGCGGCAATGTGCGCCTTGAAGCCGAGGGCGGTGCCGACGCCATCAAGGGAAAGCTGGAAACGGCCATCGAAGCGCAATTCGGCTTCAAGGTCGGCGTGGTGCTGCGCTCCCAAGCCGAACTCAAGGCCATGCTGGACAAGCATCCCTTCGACACGCTCGACCCCAAGGCCGATGTCACGCGCCATGTGCTGATGTTCGATCAGCCGCTGCCGGCCGGCCTCAGGATCGAGGACAGACCCGGCCATACCGAAATCCTGCGCATAGACCCGCGCGACATCTACATTGCCGGTTACCGCCAGCCCAATGGGCGCTATACGGAGGGCGTCGAGGAGGTGCTGAAGCCCCTCTATGCCCAACTCGGCAAGGGCGCGCTCGACACGATGCGCAACTGGAACACTATCGAAAAGATGCTCGCATGA
- a CDS encoding YdeI/OmpD-associated family protein, whose product MAPVIVDPAKIREFADKQAFYDWLAQHHDSADEVWIRIFKKASGKPTITPVEAIDVVLCWGWIDAIKKSWDDVSFVQRYTHRKPKSLWSQINKDNVARLVEEGRMTQHGLRHVELAKADGRWDAAYRTTMEAPEDLLAAIKANPAAQATYATLSAQNRFALTFRTISLKTPASRAKKIAGFVDMLARGETIYPQGKGKA is encoded by the coding sequence ATGGCGCCTGTCATCGTCGATCCGGCAAAAATCCGGGAATTCGCTGACAAACAGGCCTTCTACGACTGGCTCGCCCAGCACCACGACAGCGCGGACGAGGTGTGGATCCGCATCTTCAAGAAGGCCAGCGGCAAGCCGACCATCACACCGGTAGAGGCGATCGATGTCGTGCTGTGCTGGGGCTGGATCGACGCCATCAAGAAGAGCTGGGACGACGTGTCCTTCGTGCAGCGCTATACCCACCGCAAGCCGAAAAGCCTGTGGAGCCAGATCAACAAGGACAATGTCGCCCGCCTCGTCGAGGAGGGCCGCATGACCCAGCATGGCCTGAGGCATGTCGAGCTCGCCAAGGCCGATGGCCGCTGGGATGCCGCCTATCGCACCACGATGGAAGCGCCCGAGGATCTGCTGGCCGCCATCAAGGCCAATCCGGCGGCGCAGGCCACCTATGCCACGCTCAGCGCGCAAAACCGCTTCGCGCTGACTTTCCGCACCATCAGCCTCAAGACGCCGGCCAGCCGGGCGAAGAAGATTGCCGGTTTCGTGGACATGCTGGCACGCGGCGAAACCATCTATCCGCAGGGCAAGGGGAAGGCCTGA
- a CDS encoding arylamine N-acetyltransferase family protein: protein MSQKVNLNAYFERIGFAGSIAPTLATLELIHALHPAAIPFENLNPLLGLPVNLDLASIEKKLLTEKRGGYCYEHNLLLMAVLRELDFSVRGLAARVLWSDPSAVDRPPTHMLLAVEIGGATYIADVGFGGLTLTAPLKLKSETEQATPHETFRLTGGAPDWTLEAKIGEAWKALYIFDTVERTLEDYAASNLILSTDSPFTRELRVALSPSGQRLALRNNRFTTHTVGEPSESRLLTSLAEMREVLSGPFGIQLPSAELLDPKLEEILAAAGTEA from the coding sequence ATGAGCCAAAAGGTCAATCTGAACGCCTATTTCGAGCGAATCGGCTTTGCCGGATCGATCGCCCCGACCTTGGCGACTCTCGAACTGATCCATGCGCTGCATCCGGCAGCCATTCCCTTCGAAAATCTCAATCCGCTGCTCGGCCTGCCGGTCAATCTCGACCTGGCCAGCATCGAAAAGAAACTACTGACTGAAAAGCGCGGCGGCTATTGCTACGAGCATAACCTGCTGCTGATGGCCGTTCTGCGCGAGCTCGATTTTTCCGTGCGGGGCCTCGCCGCGCGCGTGCTGTGGAGCGACCCCAGCGCCGTGGACCGACCGCCGACGCATATGCTGCTGGCCGTCGAGATTGGCGGGGCCACCTATATTGCCGATGTCGGCTTTGGCGGGCTGACGCTGACCGCCCCACTCAAGCTCAAATCCGAAACCGAACAGGCCACCCCGCACGAAACCTTCCGCCTCACCGGCGGCGCGCCGGACTGGACACTGGAAGCAAAGATCGGGGAGGCGTGGAAGGCGCTCTATATCTTCGACACGGTCGAAAGGACCCTGGAAGACTATGCCGCGTCCAATCTCATCCTCTCGACCGACTCGCCCTTCACCCGCGAATTGCGCGTGGCGCTGTCGCCCAGCGGACAGCGGCTGGCCTTGCGCAACAATCGCTTCACCACCCACACGGTCGGCGAGCCCTCCGAGAGCCGGTTGCTGACCAGCCTGGCCGAGATGCGCGAAGTGCTCAGCGGCCCATTCGGCATCCAACTGCCTTCTGCCGAACTTCTCGATCCCAAGCTTGAAGAAATTCTCGCTGCGGCCGGGACCGAGGCCTGA
- a CDS encoding class I SAM-dependent methyltransferase: MKPNAFGSYASPSYAEGPPRQVPGFASLHRMVSMLLAERVPANGSVLVLGAGGGLELKALADAHAGWSFHGVDPSAAMLGLAQQAVAPHSDRIQLHEGYVDVAPDGPFDGAVSLLTFHFIPREERLGTLRQLRRRLKPGAPLLLAHISFSQSEPERSAWIARHVAWPTAPDADLAQLEAARQAIGTRLSIIAPEEEEAMLREAGFVGVSLFYAALSFRGWVAYAA, encoded by the coding sequence ATGAAACCCAACGCCTTTGGCAGTTACGCCTCCCCCTCCTATGCCGAAGGTCCGCCGCGGCAGGTACCGGGCTTTGCCAGCCTCCATCGCATGGTCTCAATGCTGCTGGCCGAGCGCGTGCCGGCCAATGGCAGCGTGCTGGTGCTGGGCGCCGGTGGCGGGCTGGAGCTCAAGGCGCTGGCCGATGCGCATGCCGGCTGGTCGTTTCATGGTGTCGACCCATCCGCCGCCATGCTGGGCCTGGCCCAACAGGCCGTTGCTCCGCACAGCGACCGCATTCAACTGCATGAAGGCTATGTCGATGTCGCACCCGATGGGCCGTTCGACGGCGCGGTGAGCCTCCTCACCTTCCACTTCATTCCGCGTGAGGAGCGGCTCGGGACGCTGCGCCAGTTGCGCCGCCGCCTCAAGCCCGGCGCGCCGCTGCTGCTCGCCCATATCAGCTTCTCCCAGAGCGAGCCCGAGCGTTCGGCCTGGATTGCGCGCCATGTCGCCTGGCCGACCGCCCCCGATGCCGATCTGGCCCAGCTCGAAGCGGCGCGGCAGGCCATCGGCACACGCCTCTCGATCATCGCGCCCGAGGAGGAAGAAGCGATGTTGCGGGAGGCGGGCTTTGTCGGTGTGAGCCTGTTTTATGCCGCGCTCAGCTTCCGCGGCTGGGTCGCCTACGCCGCCTGA
- a CDS encoding helix-turn-helix domain-containing protein — MDSILNAAALALATGDVLGALNRVALRDDPAALALRGIAMAQLGDLARARELLKQAARGFGRQESVARARCILAEAEIALVSRDLAWPERWLEGAREVLASRGDRANAAHAGIIEARRHLLLGHLDRADERLATFAPETLPPALLAAYWLVHAGTNIRRLQIASARQALQQAGAAARRSGIAGLMAEVEAASLPLDSPAALLRRHGVETAVSLDEVEALLASDTLVADATRNALRQGGETISLATRPVLFALLRTLAEAWPGDASRETLLKRAFHARHADESHRARLRVEMTRLRQLIAPLADISATPAGFRLVPKRGEAAVLVFPLEDQSAAVMALLADGELWSSSALALVLDTSARTVQRALQALQQAGKVDSIGRGRAQRWTMLTLPGFPTTLLLPGAG; from the coding sequence ATGGATTCCATACTCAACGCAGCAGCTTTGGCGCTGGCCACCGGCGATGTGCTGGGCGCCCTCAATCGGGTCGCCTTGCGAGACGACCCGGCGGCACTGGCGCTGCGCGGCATCGCCATGGCGCAACTGGGCGACCTGGCGCGGGCCCGGGAGCTGCTGAAACAGGCGGCCCGCGGCTTCGGCCGGCAAGAATCGGTGGCGCGTGCCCGCTGCATTCTCGCCGAGGCCGAGATCGCACTGGTGTCGCGCGACCTGGCTTGGCCGGAGCGCTGGCTGGAAGGCGCCAGGGAGGTGCTGGCGAGCCGGGGCGACCGCGCCAATGCGGCCCATGCCGGCATTATCGAGGCGCGCCGCCACCTGCTGCTGGGCCATCTCGACCGCGCGGACGAACGATTGGCGACATTCGCGCCCGAGACGCTGCCGCCGGCCCTGCTGGCCGCCTATTGGCTGGTCCATGCCGGCACGAATATCAGGCGCCTGCAGATCGCATCGGCGCGGCAGGCCCTGCAGCAAGCCGGAGCCGCGGCGCGCCGGTCTGGGATAGCGGGGCTGATGGCAGAGGTGGAGGCGGCAAGCCTGCCGCTGGACAGCCCAGCCGCCCTGTTGCGCCGCCATGGCGTCGAGACCGCAGTTTCGCTGGACGAGGTGGAGGCGCTGCTGGCATCCGACACCCTGGTCGCCGACGCCACCCGCAATGCCCTGCGCCAGGGTGGCGAGACGATTTCGCTGGCGACGCGGCCGGTGCTGTTCGCCCTGTTGCGCACGCTGGCCGAAGCCTGGCCCGGCGATGCATCACGCGAGACGCTGCTTAAGCGTGCCTTCCATGCCCGCCATGCCGATGAATCGCATCGCGCCCGGCTGCGCGTGGAGATGACCCGGCTGCGCCAGCTCATCGCGCCGCTGGCCGATATATCAGCGACGCCGGCCGGATTTCGCCTGGTGCCGAAACGGGGCGAGGCAGCGGTGCTGGTCTTTCCACTGGAAGACCAGAGCGCTGCCGTCATGGCGCTGCTGGCCGATGGCGAATTGTGGTCGAGCTCGGCGCTGGCACTGGTGCTCGATACCAGCGCTCGTACCGTCCAGCGGGCGCTGCAGGCTTTGCAGCAGGCCGGGAAAGTCGATTCTATCGGGCGTGGCCGCGCCCAACGCTGGACCATGCTGACCCTGCCCGGCTTTCCCACAACCCTGCTGCTGCCGGGCGCCGGGTAG
- a CDS encoding PQQ-binding-like beta-propeller repeat protein produces the protein MNKRAEIVGEFVGNAGGAVNGVSYDGRHVWAATGDRMRSFDPATGAEIAAFDVPAHAGTAYDGRHLYQVSDAVIHKVDPQTGKVVGTIPAPGAGKDSGLAWADGSLWVGQYRERQIIQINPDTGAVQRTIQTNRFVTGVTWVDGELWHGYSDDGDGGIARIDPANGNVLVSLDMPGISVSGVESDGADRFFCGGGESGKVHIVRRT, from the coding sequence ATGAACAAGCGAGCAGAAATCGTGGGCGAGTTCGTCGGCAATGCCGGCGGGGCCGTGAATGGGGTCAGCTATGATGGCCGCCATGTCTGGGCCGCCACGGGTGACCGGATGCGCTCGTTCGATCCGGCCACCGGAGCCGAAATCGCCGCCTTCGACGTGCCCGCCCATGCGGGCACCGCCTATGACGGGCGGCACCTCTACCAGGTATCCGATGCCGTCATCCACAAGGTCGACCCGCAGACCGGCAAAGTCGTCGGCACCATACCGGCGCCGGGCGCCGGCAAGGATTCGGGTCTGGCCTGGGCCGACGGCTCGCTCTGGGTCGGCCAGTATCGCGAACGCCAGATCATACAGATCAATCCCGATACGGGCGCCGTGCAACGCACCATCCAGACCAATCGCTTCGTCACGGGCGTGACCTGGGTCGATGGCGAATTGTGGCATGGCTATTCGGACGATGGCGATGGCGGCATCGCCCGCATCGACCCGGCCAATGGCAATGTGCTTGTCAGCCTCGACATGCCGGGCATCAGCGTTTCGGGCGTCGAATCCGATGGTGCCGATCGCTTCTTCTGCGGTGGCGGCGAGAGCGGCAAGGTCCATATCGTCCGCCGCACCTGA
- a CDS encoding DUF1127 domain-containing protein, translating to MFRSWINRYRQWRFERHTINTLRSLDDHRLADVGTFRDSIELFVAERLRPDTSKGQSA from the coding sequence ATGTTTCGATCTTGGATCAATCGCTATCGCCAATGGCGCTTCGAGCGTCACACTATCAATACGCTGCGTTCACTCGACGATCACCGGCTGGCCGATGTCGGCACATTCCGCGATAGTATCGAGCTATTCGTGGCAGAGCGGCTTCGTCCGGACACCTCGAAAGGACAGTCGGCATGA
- the irrA gene encoding iron response transcriptional regulator IrrA, with translation MTDRIQTVRSMPSRKPCLTAVLRMAGLRPTRQRVALAELLFGGPHRHVSAEQLHGEASEARVNVSLATIYNTLHQFHEAGLLREVAVDASRSYFDTDTSDHHHFYVEDEQRMIDIPASSVEFASLPDAPKGMKVSHVDVVIRVRKAQA, from the coding sequence ATGACCGATCGTATTCAGACCGTCCGTTCCATGCCGTCGCGCAAGCCCTGCCTCACCGCGGTGCTGCGCATGGCCGGTCTTCGCCCCACCCGCCAGCGCGTGGCGCTGGCCGAGCTGCTGTTCGGCGGGCCGCATCGCCATGTCAGCGCCGAGCAGTTGCATGGCGAAGCGTCCGAGGCCCGGGTCAACGTTTCGCTGGCCACGATCTACAATACGCTGCACCAGTTCCATGAAGCCGGCCTGCTGCGCGAAGTGGCCGTCGATGCCTCGCGCTCCTATTTCGACACCGACACGTCGGACCATCATCACTTTTACGTGGAAGACGAGCAGCGGATGATCGACATTCCCGCTTCCTCGGTCGAGTTCGCCAGCCTGCCGGACGCGCCCAAGGGGATGAAGGTCAGCCACGTGGATGTCGTGATCCGCGTACGCAAGGCGCAGGCGTAG
- the fabA gene encoding 3-hydroxyacyl-[acyl-carrier-protein] dehydratase FabA, whose translation MAERQNAFGYEELLAHGRGELPGQMDARLPAPPMLMFDRITHIGDTDGEFGKGYVTAELDLRPDLWFFQCHFIGDPVMPGCLGLDALWQMTGFFLGWSGSPGRGRALGGEIKFTGQATNDKKLLEYRIDIKRHMRSPLPFGIATGSVKADGEVIYVAENLRVGLIPVA comes from the coding sequence ATGGCCGAGCGGCAAAATGCATTTGGGTATGAGGAGCTGCTGGCCCATGGCCGCGGCGAACTGCCCGGTCAGATGGATGCCCGCCTGCCGGCACCGCCCATGCTGATGTTCGACCGCATCACCCATATCGGCGATACGGACGGCGAATTCGGCAAGGGCTATGTAACCGCCGAGCTCGATCTTCGGCCCGATCTCTGGTTCTTCCAGTGCCATTTCATCGGCGACCCAGTCATGCCCGGTTGCCTGGGGCTGGACGCACTCTGGCAGATGACCGGCTTTTTCCTGGGCTGGTCGGGCTCGCCTGGCCGTGGCCGGGCACTGGGTGGAGAAATCAAGTTCACCGGCCAGGCGACGAACGACAAGAAGCTCCTGGAATACCGCATCGACATCAAGCGGCACATGCGCTCGCCCTTGCCCTTCGGCATTGCCACCGGCAGCGTCAAGGCGGATGGCGAGGTCATCTATGTTGCGGAAAACCTCAGGGTGGGCCTCATTCCCGTCGCATGA
- the fabB gene encoding beta-ketoacyl-ACP synthase I: protein MRRVVVTGMGIISSIGNSLDEVTASLRAARPGIVAAPDYAELGFRSQVKGDPGLDPFEILDRRTTRFMGKGAAWNYLAMQQAIEDAGLEESDISNPMTGIVMGSGGASTRTIVEAADITRKNMSPKRIGPLAVPKAMGSTASATLATPFGIKGINYTITAACATSKHCIGNAMEQIMLGKQDIVFAGGHEDLDWTLSDLFDAMGAMSSDFNDTPEKASRAYDAARDGFVISGGAGVLVLEEYEHAKARGAKIWAELVGYGATSDGLDMVAPSGEGAERCMRMALKNVRQKVDYINPHATSTPVGDLREIEAIRELFGNEDKCPPISATKSLTGHSQGATGVHESIYSILMMKHRFIAESANIEVLDPAFEDMPILRQRRDDVDLGVVLSNSFGFGGTNAALVFKHPDA, encoded by the coding sequence ATGAGACGAGTTGTCGTAACCGGCATGGGTATCATTTCCTCGATCGGCAATTCGCTGGACGAGGTGACCGCGAGCCTGCGCGCCGCAAGGCCTGGCATTGTCGCGGCGCCGGACTATGCCGAACTGGGTTTCCGCAGCCAGGTCAAGGGCGATCCCGGCCTCGATCCGTTTGAAATCCTCGACCGCCGCACGACCCGTTTCATGGGCAAGGGCGCCGCCTGGAACTACCTCGCCATGCAGCAGGCTATCGAGGATGCCGGGCTGGAGGAGAGCGACATTTCCAACCCCATGACGGGCATTGTCATGGGTTCGGGAGGCGCCTCGACCCGCACCATCGTCGAAGCTGCCGACATCACCCGCAAGAATATGAGCCCCAAGCGCATCGGGCCGCTGGCCGTGCCCAAGGCCATGGGCTCCACCGCCTCGGCGACGCTTGCCACGCCCTTCGGCATCAAGGGCATCAACTATACGATCACCGCCGCCTGCGCGACGTCCAAGCATTGCATCGGCAATGCCATGGAACAGATCATGCTGGGCAAGCAGGATATCGTCTTTGCCGGCGGCCACGAGGATCTGGACTGGACGCTGTCGGACCTGTTCGACGCCATGGGCGCCATGAGCTCGGATTTTAACGATACCCCGGAAAAGGCCTCCCGCGCCTATGACGCGGCGCGCGACGGCTTCGTGATATCAGGCGGCGCCGGCGTGCTGGTGCTCGAGGAATACGAGCATGCCAAGGCGCGCGGCGCAAAGATCTGGGCCGAACTGGTGGGCTATGGCGCCACCTCTGATGGCCTCGACATGGTCGCCCCGTCGGGCGAAGGCGCCGAGCGCTGCATGCGCATGGCGCTGAAAAACGTCCGGCAGAAGGTCGACTACATCAACCCGCATGCCACCTCGACCCCGGTGGGCGACCTGCGTGAGATCGAGGCCATCCGCGAACTGTTCGGCAACGAAGACAAATGCCCGCCCATCTCGGCCACCAAGTCGCTGACCGGCCATAGCCAGGGCGCGACGGGCGTGCATGAATCGATCTATTCCATCCTGATGATGAAGCACCGCTTCATTGCCGAAAGCGCCAATATCGAGGTGCTCGACCCCGCCTTCGAGGACATGCCCATCCTGCGGCAGCGCCGCGATGATGTGGATCTCGGCGTGGTGCTCTCCAATTCATTCGGCTTTGGCGGGACCAATGCAGCGCTGGTCTTCAAGCATCCGGATGCTTGA
- a CDS encoding GIY-YIG nuclease family protein encodes MAWVYILTNRKFGTLYIGATTDLVQRVWQHKGEFIPAFTKRYHLNRLVYFEEHQTIYGAMQRERTMKHWKAEWKVALIEKDNPEWDDLYWVIAPG; translated from the coding sequence ATGGCTTGGGTTTATATCCTCACGAACCGAAAGTTCGGGACGCTCTATATTGGCGCCACGACCGACCTAGTGCAGCGCGTCTGGCAGCACAAGGGTGAGTTCATCCCGGCCTTCACCAAACGCTACCACCTCAATCGGCTCGTCTATTTCGAAGAGCATCAGACCATCTATGGCGCCATGCAGCGCGAGCGGACGATGAAGCACTGGAAAGCAGAGTGGAAGGTGGCGTTGATCGAGAAGGACAATCCCGAATGGGACGACCTTTATTGGGTGATCGCACCAGGATAG
- a CDS encoding HesA/MoeB/ThiF family protein, which yields MASDLLSPDETNRYARHLVLKGMGGAGQQALKRAKVLVVGAGGLGSPVIAYLAGAGVGTLGIVDHDTVSLSNLHRQVIHSETGIGKAESAGRFVHALNPHVSVVVHSEELTSANTPAILDGYDLVLDGTDNLGTRRLVAATCEALGVPLVSGAVSMFDGQVTVFVPGGPRFADLYPEEADDTDLPSCEASGILGPLTGVIGTLMAMEAVKLITGIGEPLIGRVLTYDGKGGRFSEFSY from the coding sequence TTGGCCTCTGACCTGCTCTCGCCCGACGAAACAAACCGCTATGCGCGCCATCTGGTGCTCAAGGGCATGGGTGGGGCTGGGCAGCAGGCGCTGAAGCGGGCGAAAGTGCTGGTGGTCGGCGCGGGCGGGCTGGGTAGCCCGGTCATCGCCTATCTCGCCGGCGCGGGCGTGGGCACTTTGGGCATTGTCGATCACGACACGGTTTCGCTCAGCAACCTGCACCGCCAGGTGATCCATAGCGAGACCGGTATCGGCAAGGCCGAAAGCGCCGGGCGCTTTGTCCATGCGCTCAATCCGCATGTGAGCGTGGTGGTTCATTCCGAAGAACTCACCAGCGCCAATACGCCCGCCATCCTCGACGGCTACGACCTCGTGCTCGATGGCACCGACAATCTGGGCACCCGCCGCCTGGTCGCCGCCACCTGCGAAGCGCTCGGCGTCCCACTGGTTTCGGGTGCGGTCTCCATGTTCGACGGGCAGGTCACCGTCTTCGTCCCTGGCGGCCCGCGCTTTGCCGATCTTTACCCCGAAGAGGCCGACGACACGGACCTGCCCAGTTGCGAGGCGTCAGGCATATTGGGGCCATTGACGGGAGTCATCGGCACGCTGATGGCCATGGAAGCCGTCAAGCTCATCACGGGGATTGGCGAGCCATTGATCGGCCGGGTGCTGACCTATGACGGCAAGGGCGGGCGGTTCAGCGAATTTTCGTATTGA
- a CDS encoding DUF2259 domain-containing protein, producing MQPNAARAVMARPGASFAGLCGLMLLVTPALAGDRALIDVIGYSQDADYFAFEEFGIQDGSGFAYSNIYVVNLETDSWALGTPVRVRADDETATLSQIRAEAQAKAAETIASLEIDVPAEMAALVGDGAPGVEAQALRFGAPGYEPGAVMGDYELRLSSFATTAAAPCADWFSVDPMGYQLTVSADGTERVVHRDESLPRSRGCPVTYRLYGVTLPFNAGSVEGAVALISVYPGGFEGPDRRFLAVPLGL from the coding sequence ATGCAACCGAACGCGGCACGGGCGGTCATGGCTCGACCGGGCGCTAGCTTCGCCGGCCTGTGCGGCCTCATGCTCCTGGTCACTCCCGCATTGGCGGGCGACCGGGCGCTGATCGACGTCATCGGCTATTCGCAGGATGCCGATTATTTCGCCTTCGAGGAATTCGGCATCCAGGACGGTTCGGGCTTTGCCTATTCCAACATCTATGTCGTCAATCTCGAAACCGATTCCTGGGCCTTGGGCACCCCGGTCCGCGTACGGGCCGATGACGAGACGGCCACGTTGAGCCAGATCCGCGCCGAGGCTCAGGCCAAGGCCGCCGAGACCATAGCATCGCTCGAGATCGACGTGCCGGCCGAAATGGCGGCTTTGGTGGGCGATGGTGCGCCGGGCGTTGAGGCCCAGGCATTGCGCTTTGGTGCACCGGGCTATGAACCCGGCGCCGTGATGGGCGACTATGAATTGCGCCTGTCCAGCTTTGCCACCACGGCCGCGGCGCCCTGCGCCGACTGGTTCTCGGTCGATCCCATGGGCTATCAGCTGACGGTCAGCGCTGATGGTACTGAGCGGGTGGTGCATCGCGACGAAAGCCTGCCCCGCTCGCGCGGCTGCCCGGTCACCTATCGGCTCTATGGCGTCACCCTGCCCTTCAATGCCGGTTCGGTCGAAGGGGCGGTGGCGCTGATCTCGGTCTATCCGGGAGGCTTTGAAGGCCCCGACCGGCGGTTCCTCGCGGTGCCGCTTGGCCTCTGA
- the dut gene encoding dUTP diphosphatase, with protein MSDPVSIGLVWLAHGEGLPLPRQQTPGAAGLDLAAALGPDEVVEIAPGAVAMIPTGLTIALPEGYEAQIRPRSGLAAKHGVTVLNSPGTVDADYRGEVKVLLINHGPAPFVVRRGERIAQMVVAPVSRVIFRERETLDATERGTGGHGSTGR; from the coding sequence ATGAGCGACCCTGTTTCGATCGGTCTGGTCTGGCTCGCCCATGGCGAGGGCCTGCCTTTGCCGCGCCAGCAGACCCCGGGCGCCGCGGGGCTCGACCTGGCGGCGGCGCTTGGACCCGATGAAGTGGTCGAGATCGCGCCCGGCGCCGTGGCCATGATCCCCACCGGCCTCACAATCGCCCTGCCCGAGGGCTATGAGGCACAAATCAGGCCGCGCTCGGGCCTTGCCGCCAAGCACGGCGTTACCGTGCTCAATTCGCCCGGTACGGTGGATGCGGACTATCGTGGTGAGGTCAAGGTGCTGCTGATCAATCACGGGCCTGCCCCCTTTGTGGTGCGCAGGGGCGAGCGCATTGCACAGATGGTGGTGGCGCCGGTCAGCCGGGTCATATTCAGGGAACGGGAGACGCTGGATGCAACCGAACGCGGCACGGGCGGTCATGGCTCGACCGGGCGCTAG